A single Cannabis sativa cultivar Pink pepper isolate KNU-18-1 chromosome 7, ASM2916894v1, whole genome shotgun sequence DNA region contains:
- the LOC133029134 gene encoding cytochrome P450 710A1-like has product MDSLFMSLIPYLITLVVLILLVEQILYLVKKSSIPGPLVVLPFIGNAIALVRDPTHFWDNQSDVAKSSGLGFCANYIIGKFIVFIRDTELSHKVFANVRPDAFALIGHPFGKKLFGEHNLIYMTGQEHKDVRRRMAPNFSPRALSTYTTLQQIIILDHLKKWERLSSNSAPASIPLRLLARDMNLETSQTVFVGPYLGLEAREVFKVDYNFFNIGLMKLPIDFPGTAFRNARLAVSRLVHTLSNCTKQSRERMMQGEEPTCLVDFWMQETLKEEDMAAENVSDVDIGSYLFDFLFASQDASTSSVLWAVTLLESHPDVLQRVRDEVLAIWNPESDSLITGEMLSRMKYTHTVAREVVRYRAPATLVPHIAAVDFPLTESYTIPKGTIVFPSTYESCLQGFTDANRFDPDRFSEERQEDRIYKRNYLAFGAGAHQCVGQRYALNHLVLFIAMFSTLLDFKRHRTDGCDEIVYVPTICPKDDCMVFLSRRCQRYPNLSSL; this is encoded by the coding sequence atggattccTTATTTATGTCACTCATTCCTTACTTGATCACTCTAGTAGTTTTGATTTTATTAGTGGAGCAAATCTTGTACCTTGTAAAGAAGAGTTCGATTCCAGGTCCACTTGTCGTTCTTCCATTCATTGGAAACGCTATTGCGTTGGTTCGTGATCCTACCCACTTTTGGGACAACCAATCTGATGTGGCCAAATCCTCTGGTCTTGGCTTTTGTGCCAACTACATCATTGGTAAATTCATTGTCTTCATCAGAGACACTGAACTCTCTCACAAGGTATTTGCCAATGTTAGGCCTGATGCTTTTGCCCTAATCGGACACCCTTTTGGGAAAAAACTCTTCGGGGAACACAATCTCATCTACATGACTGGTCAGGAGCACAAGGATGTTCGTCGTCGAATGGCTCCCAATTTCAGCCCTAGAGCTCTCTCCACCTACACTACATTGCAACAAATTATAATCCTCGACCACCTCAAGAAATGGGAGAGACTTTCTTCCAACTCGGCTCCAGCGTCGATTCCTCTTCGCTTATTGGCTCGTGACATGAACCTCGAAACCTCTCAAACTGTCTTTGTTGGGCCGTATTTGGGCCTTGAGGCTCGCGAGGTTTTCAAAGTTGACTATAATTTTTTCAACATTGGACTCATGAAACTCCCTATTGATTTTCCCGGTACTGCATTTCGTAATGCGAGGCTCGCCGTGAGTCGCCTTGTACATACTCTTAGTAATTGCACGAAACAAAGTCGTGAGAGAATGATGCAAGGAGAGGAACCAACTTGCCTTGTCGATTTTTGGATGCAAGAGACATTAAAGGAGGAAGATATGGCAGCTGAAAACGTTAGTGATGTCGATATAGGATCTTACCTCTTTGATTTCCTCTTTGCCTCTCAAGATGCTTCGACCTCGTCAGTTCTTTGGGCAGTGACATTGCTTGAATCTCACCCTGATGTTCTCCAAAGAGTTAGGGATGAGGTCTTGGCGATATGGAATCCAGAATCAGACTCGCTCATTACAGGGGAAATGTTGTCGCGAATGAAGTACACGCACACAGTTGCGCGTGAGGTGGTTCGGTATAGAGCTCCCGCGACTCTGGTACCACACATTGCCGCAGTTGACTTTCCATTGACCGAATCTTACACAATTCCAAAAGGCACCATTGTGTTCCCTTCTACTTACGAGTCGTGTTTACAAGGGTTCACTGACGCAAATCGGTTTGACCCGGACCGATTCTCGGAGGAGAGGCAAGAGGACCgaatttataaacgaaattatttGGCTTTCGGAGCTGGGGCCCACCAATGTGTGGGCCAAAGATATGCCTTAAACCATTTGGTATTGTTCATCGCTATGTTTTCTACACTTTTGGATTTCAAGAGGCATAGAACGGACGGTTGTGATGAGATCGTTTATGTCCCTACGATATGTCCCAAAGATGATTGCATGGTCTTTCTCAGTCGTCGATGCCAACGTTATCCAAATCTTTCTTCTCTTTAG